The nucleotide window AGGAGTGACGAGATCAGTTCTGGTCTTGAATTTCTTATTCTTGAAAGTGGTTGGgtgatttagaaaatattttgtaccTGCAAGTTTACACCCATCATGAGTCGTTCAGGACTGTCATATGGGAATTGTAACTAATTTGACTAGCTGGGGTTACTTTCTGGCATATGTTCTTTTTGTAGCTACCTGAATTGGACCTACCAATCAAATTCATAAGGCAAATAATGATCAAAGAAGATCCCcctcttttttttattggaGAGCTCGGGTTAATCAGTCTACTAAGATTTGCTTTTCTTGTAGTTGATCCCGAATGTTCTTTGCTCCTTTCAGCTCAAAATGCCTAATGTGGAGAAAATGACACAAGAGCTTATATTATTGGGAGAAATTAAGATTTGAACTTAATTATCCATTGGGTATGCATGGCCATACAAATGAAAGAAGCGTATCTAAAAATGTATGTAAATAATGGGAAGGAATGACAACTGCAAGTCAAAGGGAAAGAGTAGTTTGTTTGGTTAGGACCAGCCGTTGTTTGATGTTTGATGATAACAACAAATGCAGACAAATCTGTCGAACCATTGAGGACAAGTATAAAAAAACAGAATCTGTCCCTCCTACTCAACAGCAACTCTCTGCTATTCCTCTTTTCTTGATCCTCATTATTCTTATCTTTCTGTTTCTCTACTTTTTTTGTACCTAAAAATGGATCAAAATCTTCATCACCAACACAAACTCATGCACCGATGTTGCAGCCATGAAGAAGGTAACACCCCTAATATATACATACccctttgttttttctttcgTTTTTCGTTTTTTAACCTCTTTTTTTCTGCTTGGAAAACAGAGGTTAATAGTATGGAGTGGGAATTCATTAGAATGAGCAAGCAAGAAGAAGATCTTATTTACAGGATGCACAAACTTGTTGGAGACAGGTAAAAGTTGAATAATTACCAGTATCTTCATGTCTCATTATTAAGACTAGGAAAACATTGTCATAAACATGCACAGATGGAGTATTGTCATTAACTTTAACTTGACTAAACTATATCAAAGACATACTTCGAATTAAGTCCACACAGTTTTTCCTCAAAATGCTTCACATCGTTAAACATCTTATAAATAGTGGCAAAATCAAAATTCTTACTACGggattttaaaatatgaaaaagtacaCTTGCTAAGAACCTAAAAGagattcaacatctactatataacaaataatttaaatcaaGTTAAACAATATATGTTCTTCCTTGGTCCTACCTAGCTCCACCCCTGCTTTATAACTCACTTcacttttgtttctattttccATATGGGACTTTATTCACACACGCCCATCATTTATGAGAAATTTTTACATTTATCTGTTATAGCAGTTAACCTATCGTTATACTATTAATGTTTATTTGGATATTAAAATAGAGTGTTTTGTTTTTGTGAAGGTGGGGGCTTATAGCAGGTAGAATACCAGGGAGAACAGCAGAAGAAATAGAAAGGTTTTGGATAATGAGACACAGTGATGGGTTTGCACACAAgagaagacaaacaattaaGAAAAGTCTACCACCTACATAATTATTATCCTTctttttctccaaaaaaaaaaaaaactttttgaggAAAGCAGATTCTCTTTTTCCTCCTCATcctttcttttccattttgtttGAGGGACCAAGCTACTGatcattttatcattttcttgtcTATGTACTTGTACTTTTAGATTTGAGATTATATCTTATGCCTTTTTGGTTTACTTGTTATGTTTATGTgtgcaatatatatgtaatcATATTATCTTAGCTTTAGGTGACAATATTATTAGTCCAATATGTATCCAGAATATCAGTTAATCGTGCAAAAATATCAATTGTATCCAACTATGCATTACAATATACTGCGACGATGATTAAGTGTAAAATTAGATTTTTCTTGGTAAATATACTTCCCCcaatctattttatttataggtTGGTTTTTTTCACGttctttaagaaaatataattaaaagagtaatttgactaaattattcatttttactcTCAATCTTAattttgtactatttttttttcattataatcATATCTCTTCACATTAttgagtaaaaataaataattaattatatcttaattttttaaaatgacaacTATCATTCaccaattatttttagtaaatacAGTAATTAAAATGAAGCGGAGAGAGTAATAACTAAAAAGGGGTTTtgataaacaaagaaaattgagtGATTGTTTAGTGATAAAATTACTATCTAAGACCTTTCCTTAAGTATACCAATGATCTAAAATTGCTTTCCTCTATGGGCTCTTTTTTGTAGAAAGGAAACTATTtcctcatttttaccaaaataagtgttgttattaatttttgcatatttttttaaaaattatttattcctAGGAAATAAGAagggcaattttttttaaaaaaaaatcacttcttTTTTTGAAACACTAAAATAAGtcttatttgaaaataaaaaagaacactTGTTTTAGAACAAAAAGGAGTACATTCCAGAAGAAAAATCCTGCACCAAACTTATTAGAAAcgattattaaaaaattgaaaattttaaaagaagcACCAGCATTGGGTGGTAACTGTTTATCTTTTCATCAACTTCAAGAAAATGTTAAAAGTAACAATTTTGtcaattatattattgttagAAAGTGAAGAGAAATAAGATTTTGTTtacttaaaagttttttttttttaaaaaaaagtgttaaacTGTGAACGATCAATAAGAGAAATTAAAGAATAGATTAAATTTTGGACTAATTTTACTATCAAGATTTGTATTTATTAGCTCACGAATCATTCTGTTAGACGTCTAATAGTCTCTAACTTGATCGTCGAATTCTTAGTCTAGGAATATATAGATTAAGATTATCCATCATTccttttattaaagaaaaatagtttcAATCAGAGAGTAAACAAGTGGGTTAACGGATCGAAGGAGTGGAAACATATTTTGGGCCGGAAAGAGCCCATTATATTGAGATTCGGCTTAGACTTAGTGGCCCATAATTCTTCAATTAACCCAACTACTATTATTTAGTCCATTTCATTTGTAAAATcttaaatcaaacaaatatcACGAAAATTACTTGTTACATGAAACTGCAAACATAACttctaaaacaatttttttttacaatatacCATAGGTTAACACTTACTCATTGCTCTTTTACATCTCATCAATGAAAGTTCAATAGattaagagatcataattctttttttatagtCTTTTATCACAcgatattattttttcacttttctatttcttttttcttgattgATCTGTGTGTTGTGAAGAAATTAAAGTATTTACCTCAATTACACTCTATACTAAtgctaaaaaaattcatatcacATGTAAAATAAATACTATGAAAATCATAATAACTCAGTTAATTAACTAACAGAAATTTTATTGTTGCGAGACTCTGTCACAAGagtcaatttatgtggtacacgGTGTAAAGCtgccattttattttattttaataataatctTTCTTTCTGGATCTGTTAAG belongs to Solanum stenotomum isolate F172 chromosome 1, ASM1918654v1, whole genome shotgun sequence and includes:
- the LOC125850776 gene encoding MYB-like transcription factor ETC3; amino-acid sequence: MDQNLHHQHKLMHRCCSHEEEVNSMEWEFIRMSKQEEDLIYRMHKLVGDRWGLIAGRIPGRTAEEIERFWIMRHSDGFAHKRRQTIKKSLPPT